A stretch of DNA from Nocardioides sp. Arc9.136:
AGACCTAGGATCATCCCCATGCCCGAACGCCCCGAGCACCGCCTCCTCCTCGTCCACGCCCACCCCGACGACGAGACGATCGGCCAGGGCGCGACCATGGCGAAGTACGTCGCCGAGGGCCGCGGCGTCACGCTCGTGACCTGCACGGCCGGCGAGATGGGCGAGATCCTGGTGCCCGAGCTGGAGCACCTCGCGGCCGACAAGGAGGACCGCCTCGGCGAGCACCGTCGTGGCGAGATCGCCGACGCGATGAGCGAGCTGGGCGTCACCGACCACCGGTGGCTCGGCGGCTTCGGCACCTACCGCGACTCCGGCATGGCCTGGCACCCCGACGGCCACGCGATCGGCGACCCCGAGGTGATCGCCAAGCACCCCAACGCCTTCTGGAACGCCGACCTCACCGAGGCCGCCGACCACCTCGTCACGATCATCCGCGAGGTCCGGCCGCAGGTCCTGGTCACCTACGACCAGTTCGGCGGCTACGGCCACCCCGACCACATCCAGGCCCACCGGGTCGCGATGTACGCCGCGCAGCTCGCCGCCGTGCCGTCGTACAAGGCCGAGCTCGGCGAGCCGTGGGAGGTCGCCAAGATCTACTGGGGCGCGATGTCGGAGAGCCGGATGCGCCAGGGCCTGCGGATGCTCCGCGAGGCCGGCGACACCACGTCGTTCGAGGGGATGGACCCCGACGGCCCGCTCCCGCACTTCGTCACCCCCGACGAGAACCTCGCCGCGGGCATCGACGCGACCGACTTCGTGGACCGCAAGATGGCCGCGCTCAAGGCATACCCGACCCAGGTCACCACCGACGGGCCGTTCTTCGCGCTCAGCAACAACGTCGGCGCGACGGCCTGGGGCCTGGAGTTCTACCGGATCGCCAAGGGGCAGCAGGGCCCGGTCGGCGAGGACGGCCTCGAGAGCGACCTCTTCGCCGGGCTCCCTGCCGGCAGCTGACGCGCCGGTGAGGGTGCTGGCCGCGATCGGCCTGCTCGTCGCCTGCGCGGTGACCGGCGTGGCCGTGGCGGTGGCGACGGTCGCCCTCCACCAGCTGTGGTGGGGGCTGCTCCTCGGCGCGCTCGCGGGCGTCGCCGCCCTGGTCGCGCTGCCCGCGCGCTGGTGCACGCGCCCGCCGTACGCCGGGGGGTGGGCCGCCGTGCTGGCCGCCGCGCTGCAGGAGCGTCCCGAGGGCGACTACCTGGTGCCTGCGGGCGGGGGCGGCTACCTGCTCCTCGGCCTGGCGCTCGTGCTGCTCGTGGCGGCGTTCGCCACGCTCCCGCGCCCCGCCCGGGCCGCCGACCGGCCCGGCCAGGCACCCCCTTCCTAGGATGGCGGCGTGAACGAGCAGCAGGCGGCCCCGTCCCGCGACAAGGCCGGCGGCCGCGCCGTCCTGTTCGTCCTGCTGGGACTGGTGGCGCTCGTCGGCGTCGGGTGGGTCGTCGCCTACGCGATGGCCGGTGACCGCGTGCCGCGTGGGACGACCGTGTCCGGCGTGGCGATCGGCGGGAAGCAGCCCGACGCGGCGGTCCGCGCGCTGCGCGACGGGCTCGCCGAACGCGCCGACGCGCCGTTCACCCTCACCGCCGGTGGCCGGACGTGGGACGTCGACCCCGCGGCCGCCGGCGTCGCCGTCGACCACCGGGCCTCGGTCGCCGAGGCCGGCGGCGGACGGTCCTGGGACCCGCGGCGGCTGTGGGCCTACTACACCGACGGCGAGGACCTCGACGCCGTGGTCGTCGTCGACGAGGAGGCCCTCGCCGAGGCGCTGGCGCCGGTCGAGGAGGACGTCGTCCGGCCCGCCCGCGACGGCGCGATCCGGTTCGAGGGCAGCCGGGTCGTCACGACCGACCCGCGCCCGGGCGAGGAGGTCGACCGGGACGCGCTGCGCGACGAGCTCGCGGCGGCGTACCTCTCCGAGGAGCCGACGGTCGAGGTGCCCCTGGTCGAGACCGAGCCCGAGATCGACGAAGCCGACCTGCGCGAGGCCGTCGAGGGCTTCGCCAACCCGGCGGTCTCGGCCCCGGTCACCCTCGTCTTCGATGACTCGCCGGTGCGGCTGTCCCCGCGCCAGTTCGCGCCGCTCGTCACCATGACCGCCGAGGGCGGCGAGCTGGTGCCGGAGGTCGACGAGCCGGCGCTGGAGGACCTCGTCGGCGACGTGGTCGGCGACGACGGCGCCCCGGTCGACGCGACCGTGGCCCTCGTGGGCGGCAAGCCGAAGGTCGTGCCGGCCAAGCCCGGGGTGACCTACGACCCCGAGCAGGTCACCGAGACCTTCCTCGACCTGGTCACCCGCACCGGGGAGGACCGCAGGCTGGAGGTCCGGGCGAAGGTCGCCGAGCCGGAGTTCACCACCGCCGACGCCCGCAAGCTCCAGATCACCGAGCAGGTCTCGACGTTCACGACGTACTACCCCCACGCGGACTACCGCAACACCAACATCGGCCGGGCCGCCGAGCTGGTCGACGGCACCGTGCTCAAGCCGGGGGAGACCTTCTCGCTCAACGGCACGGTCGGGGAGCGCACCGAGGAGAACGGCTTCACCGACGGCTTCGTCATCAACGACGGCATCCTGGTCGAGGACCTCGGCGGCGGCGTCTCGCAGATGGCCACGACGCTGTTCAACGCGATGTTCTTCGCCGGCCTCGAGGACGTCGAGCACAAGCCGCACTCCTTCTACATCGACCGCTACCCGGTCGGTCGCGAGGCCACCGTCGCCTGGGGAGCGGTCGACCTGCGGTTCCGCAACGACACGCCGTACGGCGTGCTGATCGACGCGAAGGTCACCCCGAGCAGCAGCAGCGGTGGCCAAGGCGTGGTCACGGTCTCGATGTGGTCGACCAAGGTCTGGGACATCACCACCACCACCTCGGACCGGTACGCCTACACGCCGCCGAAGACGCGGACGCTCGACACCCCGGACTGCTACCCCAACACCGGGTACTCCGGCTTCCAGGTCGACGTGGTGCGCTACTTCCGCAAGGCCGGCCAGGACGAGCTGGACCACCGCGAGACCTTCCACACGACGTACACCCCCAGCGACACGGTCGTCTGCAAGTAACCGCCGGCGGTCCCCGTCGTTGGTCCGGACGTGCGCGCACCCCTCGCGGCCGTCGTCTCGGCCCTCCTGCTCCTGCTCGCCCCGCTCGCGATCGTCGGACCGGCAGGCCCGGCCGGTGCAGCGCCGTCGGGGTTCCCCCTGCCGCTGCCGGGCGGGCCCGGCGACCCGGTCGGCGCCAACGACTGGGACTGCCGCCCGACCGCGGAGCGACCCACCCCGGTGGTCCTCGTCCACGGCACGATCGGCGACCGCCGGAGCCTGCTCGACCCGTTGTCGGCCGCGGTCAAGGCGAAGGGGTTCTGCGTCTACTCCCTCGACTACGGCAACCGCGCCACCGGCGACATCGCCACCTCCGCGCAGCAGCTGAAGCGGTTCACGAAGCGCGTGCTGGCCGCGACCGGCGCCGCGAAGGTCTCGATGGTCGGCCACTCCCAGGGCGGGATGATGCCCCGCCACTACATCAAGTTCCTCGGCGGGGCGAAGGTCGTCGACGACCTCATCGGCCTCGCGCCGTCCAACCACGGCACCGTCCTCAGCGGCGGGACCGCGCTCGCCCTGCTCACCAACCCCGTCCTCGACCTGGTCTGCCGGTCCTGCAACCAGCAGGCGGTCGGCTCGCCGTTCCTCACCCGCCTCAACGCCGGCGACGAGACGCACGGGCGGGTCAGCTACACGCAGGTGACCACGGCGTACGACGAGGTCGTCGTGCCGCACCTGTCCGGGTACCTCGAACCCGGCCCGCGCACGACCAACACCACGATCCAGGACTCCTGCCCCGGCGACCTCGCCGAGCACCTGCTGATCCCGACCAGCCGCACCGCGATCGCCTGGACCCTCGAGGCGCTGACCCGGCCGGGCCCCGCGCGCAAGGGATTCAGGCCCGCGTGCTGAGGTCCAGCGCCAGGTAGCGGTACCGGTGGTGCTCGACGAACCCGAGCCGGTCGTAGAGCGCCACCGCCGGCTCGTTGTCGGCGAGCACCTGCAGGTACGCCGTCGTCGCCCCCTGCTCCGCGCCCCAGCCCAGCAGCGCGGCCATCACCCGCAGCCCGAGACCCTGCCGCCGGCGCTCCGGGTCGACCTCGATGCCGCGGAACCCCACCCAGTCCCGGTCGTACGCCGCCACGCCGGTCGCCCCGGGCAGCTGTGCCCGCACCACCCCGGGAGCCTGCTCGACCAGCTCGACCTCGTCGCCGGTGGCGCCGGCTCCCCGCAGCGCGCGGCGGGCGGCGGCGACCCCGGCCACGGAGAACACCGTGTCGGCGTCGCCGCTCTCCGCGACCCACCCGCGCGCGCGGAAGGACGCCTCCTCGGCGCCGTCGGTCGGCACCGCGGCGACCGGCCGCCCGGTCGTGGCGGCGTAGAAGCCCACGACCTGGTCGTGGGCCCGGTCGACCGGGTCGACCCCGGCGGGGCCGAAGGCCAGCACGGAGTTGGCGCGCCGGGCCGTCGAGGTGGGGGAGCGGCGCAGCACCCAGTCGCCCACCGGCTCGGTCACCAGGTCCGGCCACAGCGCGAGGGCCCGCAGCTGCGCCTCGCGGGGGTCCACGCGGAGCCGGTGGCTGGGGCGGGGCGGCACCGGCTTGCCCGAGACGATGTCGGCCAGGGCGATCCGGACGGGCGCGGCCGCGGGGTCGTCGGGCTGCAGCAGGCAGCTGCCGCCCGGACCGCCGGTCCAGGCCAGGCAGGTGCCGAGCTGGTCGGTGAGCGCCGGTCCGCCGCTCGGACCGGTCTCGCCGCGCAGCACGCGGCGCACCACCACGCGGCGGCCCACGACGTGCGGGCCGAGCAGGTGCTGTCCCACCGCTGCCGGAGTGCCCACGCCCACATCCTGGGGTTCTGACGGAACGGCCACGACCGGATACTAGGGTTGAGCCCGTACGTGCATCCCTTTGCGCCCAGGAGGAACCGGTGACCTACGTCATCTCCCAGCCGTGTGTCGACCTGAAGGACCGCGCGTGCGTCGACGAGTGCCCGGTCGACTGCATCTACGAGGGCAAGCGGATGCTGTACATCCACCCCGACGAGTGCGTCGACTGCGGTGCCTGCGAGCCGGTCTGCCCGGTCGAGGCCATCTTCTACGAGGACGACGTGCCGGAGCAGTGGAAGGACTACTACACCGCGAACGTCGGCTTCTTCGACGACCTCGGCTCGCCCGGTGGCGCGGCCAAGATGGGTGAGATCGACAAGGACCACCCGTTCATCGCCGGGCTCGAGCCGCAGAACCAGGACCACTGAGCGTCTCCTCGCGGCTGCCTGACTTCCCCTGGGACCACCTGGTCAGGTACGCCGAGCAGGCCCGTCGGCACCCCGACGGGATCGTCGACCTCTCGGTCGGCACGCCGGTCGACCCCACTCCGGAGGTCGTCCAGCAGGCGCTGCGCGCCGCCGCGGACTCGCCGGGCTACCCGCTCACGATCGGCCGCGCCGAGACCCGCCAGGCCTGCCTGGACTGGATGGAGCGCAAGCACGGCGTGACCGGGCTGGGGCTCGACCAGGTGCTGCCGGTGATCGGCTCCAAGGAGCTGATCGGATCGATGGCGGTCCACCTCGGGATCGGTGCGGGGGACCTGATCGGCTACCCCGAGCTGGCCTACCCGACCTACGAGGTCGGCGCCGCCCTCGCCGGTGCCCGCGCCCTCGCGACGGACTCGCTGACGGCGTTCGGGCCGGAGGTGCCGCGGCTGCTCTGGCTCAACTCGCCCTCCAACCCCACCGGCCGGGTGCTGCCCGTCGAGCACCTCCGCAAGGTCGTCGAGTGGTGCCGCGAGCGGGGCACGATCCTCGTCTCCGACGAGTGCTACGTCGAGTGCGCCTGGGAGGCCGAGCCGGTCTCGGTGCTCCACCCCGACGTCTGCGGCGGGTCGGCCGAGGGCATCCTCGCCGTGCACTCCCTCTCCAAGCGCTCCAACCTCGCGGGCTACCGCTGCGCGTTCGTCGCCGGCGACGCCGCCCTGGTCGGCGAGCTGCTCGCGGTGCGCAAGAACCTCGGCCTGCAGATGCCCGGGCCGCAGCAGCGGGCGATGGCCGCCGCGCTCGACGACGACGTCCACGCCACCGAGCAGCACGCCCGGTACGCCGCGCGCCGCCGCGTGCTGCGTGACGCCCTGGAGGGCGCGGGGTTCCGCGTCGACCACTCCGAGGCCTCGCTCTACCTCTGGTCCACCCGCGGGGAAAGCTGCTGGGACACGGTCGCGGCGCTCGCCGAGCGCGGCATCCTCGTCGCTCCCGGCTCCTTCTACGGGAAGGCCGGCGACCAGCACGTCCGGGTGGCCTTCACCGCCACCGACGAGCGCATCGACGCCGCCGCGGAGCGTCTTTCCGCCTCCTGAGGGATCGGGTAGCCCGAAATCCGGGATCCGAGGTGTGATCGGGCTCACCGCGGGTTACGGTGCACACGGGTTCACCGGCGACGCCGGCGAGGGGTAACAGCGCAGTCGCGCGCCTCGGGACATCGGGGCAACGGCTGTGCACTCCCTCGTCCGGATGCCGGTGCGCCACAGGCAACGCGTGACGACCGCACGCTGACCTCACCCCCCTTTAGGAGACACCCAGATGATCCGATCCCTCCTCCGGCCCGTGGCGGTGGCCTTCGTGGCCGTCGCGCTCGTGCTGGGGTTCACCAGTGGCGCCGGTGCCGGTGTCACTCGCGCGCCGAGCGCCACCACCGCCTCCTCGTCGGCCGCCGCGGCTGCTGCCGACTGCTCCGCGGAGCGGGCGGACGTCAACCGGGCCAACAAGCAGGTCAAGAAGAAGCAGACCAAGCTGAAGGCCGCCAAGAAGCAGCTCCGCAAGGCCAAGAGCTCGGGCAACCAGACCAAGGTCAAGAAGGCCAAGGTCAAGAAGAAGAAGTTCGCCAAGCAGGTCCGCAAGGCCAAGCAGCGCAAGTCGCGCGCGCAGCGCAACCTGCGTGCCTGCCAGAACAGCGGCACGCCCACGACGCCGGGCGCCAGCCCGATCCAGGCGCTGTGCGACGCCGGTCTGCCCCAGGCGATCTGCGACGCGTTCGCCAGCATCCCGATCCCGACCCCGGGTGGCGGCGGTGGCGCGAGCCCGCTGCAGCCGCTCTGCGACGCTGCTGCGCCCCTGCAGCCGCTCTGTGACGCCACGGCCGGCGGTCTCCCGGCGCCGGGTGCGGACAGCCCGATCCAGCCGCTGTGCGACGCGGGTCTCCCGCAGGCCATCTGCGACGCGGCTGCCGGTGGTCTCGGCGGAGGCAACCCGCTCGACCTGCTGCTCGGCCCGCTCTGCGAGGCCCTGCCGATCGACCTGCCGCTGGTCTGCGACCTGCCGGGCCTGCCCCTGCCGTTCCCGCGCCAGGCCGCCTGACCCAGCAGTACCGCACCACAGCAGCACAGCACCACAGCAGCACCGCAGCACACGCGACAGCGCCACCGCCCGGCCGGGGGGTGGCGCTGTCGTCGTACGTGGAGGGGTGCGGTGCGGGTCAGGTCCCGCACGCTGGTCAGGCCGGCTGCGCCCCGGCGTCCTCGTCAGGCGCCGGCGGGGTGAGCGGCGGGGCCGGGTCCGCGAGCGTCGAGAGGTAGCGCAGGACGACGGCGACCATGGCCGCGACAGGTACGGCGAGGAACGCGCCGGCGATGCCGAAGAGGGTCGAGCCCACGGTCACCGCGAGGATCACCACGCCGGCGTGGAGCTGCATCGCACGCGACTGCAGCCACGGCTGGAGGACGTTGCCCTCGAGCTGCTGGACCACGATGATCGCCGCGAGCACGACCAGCGCGCCCTCGATGCCGACCGACACCAGCGCCACCAGGACCGCGAGGCCGCCGACGACGAAGGCGCCGAGGATCGGGACGAACCCGCCGAAGAACGTCAGCACCGCCAGCGGCACGGCGAGCGGGACGCCGACCACGGCGAGGGCGATGCCGATGAGCACCGCATCGACGAGGCTCACGATCGCCTGGGTCCGGACGAAGCCGCCGAGCGTGGTCCACACCTGGTCGAGCACCTGGTCGAGGTGCCGGCCCACCCGGGGGCCGGTCACCCCAGCGGCCCACGGCCGGAACCGGTGGCCGTCCTTGAGGTAGAGGAACGTCAGCACGAGGGTGAGGGCCAGCGTCACCAGGCCGGAGGACACGGCGTTCACGCCGACGAGGACGCCGCTGGCGATCGACCCGGCGCTGTCGCCGAGCCGGTCGCGGGCGTCGGTCACGGCGGTGTCGACCTGGTCCTGGGAGATCAGCTCCTTCTCGACCGCCCAGTCACGCAGCTGGTCGATGCCCTCGGAGGCGTCGGAGACGATCTCGTCGCCCTGACCGGTGACCGACGGCGCGATGGCCGCGACGCCGCCGGCGATGACCGCCAGCGCCGCGAGCATCACGAGGCCGGCCGCCAGTCCCCGTGGCACCCGGGTGCGCCGGGTCAGCAGCTCGCTGGCGGGCTGGAGGACCGACGCCAGGATCAGGGCGAGGAAGGCGGGCAGGAGGGCGACCCACAGCACTCCCACCAACCAGCCGAGGACGACGGCTGCGAGGGCGACGCCCACCCAGCGCCAGGACCAGGTGGCGAGCCACGTCAGTCCGGTGGCCAGGCCGGCCTGGCGGGCGGTCTCGCTCGCGGCCGCGAGCGGGGCGGACGAGGGTGCGGGAGCGGGGTCGGGCGCGGAGCGCGGGCTCGCGTCGGGGCTCGGGGAGTCAGGGGAGGTCGGGGGCACACAGGACGGGTACCCCCTTCGACCGGCTCCGCCCGGTGCGCACCCCTCAGGAGGCCGGCTGCAGCAGGTGGTCGGAGCCGTCAGGGGTCAGGTAGTGGCCGTCGTCGAAGAGCACGACGCCGTTGCAGAGCCGGCACCAGCCCTGCTCGCTGTGGTCGGCGGTGACGTGCGCCGACCAGCAGGCGGCGTCGGTGGGCTCGGGGCAGGCGGGGGAGTGGTCGCACATCGTCGTGGTCGCTCTCGGTCTCGATCGGGTGGAAGCGTGGAAGGGCTTCCATGGAACGACACGATCGGCCGTCGTGCAGCCGATCTGCGCGAATCTGTGGACAAGCCTGCGGCGACCTGGAGGCTGTGCGCGCGGGCCGGCCCCACCGCCGGCGCAGCGGCTGCCTCAGTCGAAGACGTCGACGTGGACGTGGTCGCGGTGCTCGAGGATCGCCTGGTCGCCCGAGCGCGACGGCGGGTCGTAGTCGCGCCAGCCGGACCCGGAACGCCAGCCGTTCTTCCAGATCCGGTCGTCGAAGATCACCGTCTGCACGTCCAGCCGGTCGGCCATCGCCACGAGGTAGTGGGCGACCGCCCAGCCCCGGGTCTTGTTGGTCTCGTTGACCGGGCGGAAGAAGACGTCGACCGCCCGCCCGTCGTAGTGCGTCGAGCCCTCCATGTGGCCGTCGCGCACGCCGCCGGGTGCGAACCCGCCGAGCGACTGGTCGCCGAACACGTTCTCGACCTCCCGGCGCACCTTCTCGGCCCGGCGGACCAGCCCGGAGGCGGTGAGGTCGTCGGAGGCCTCGTCGGCGTCACCGTCCACCTCGCAGGTGAACGCCGCGCGGGAGTTGCCGGTGAGGGCGGAGGCGAGGACGCGGGCGTCGGCCTCGTGGTCGGCGTAGGCGTCGGGGAAGCCCGAGCGCTGGACGAGCTGGGCGGCCTCGGTCACCTCCATCGACTCGTACTCGCCGACCTCGGCCAGCTCGTCGTAGAACTTCCCGGCG
This window harbors:
- a CDS encoding AI-2E family transporter; translation: MPPTSPDSPSPDASPRSAPDPAPAPSSAPLAAASETARQAGLATGLTWLATWSWRWVGVALAAVVLGWLVGVLWVALLPAFLALILASVLQPASELLTRRTRVPRGLAAGLVMLAALAVIAGGVAAIAPSVTGQGDEIVSDASEGIDQLRDWAVEKELISQDQVDTAVTDARDRLGDSAGSIASGVLVGVNAVSSGLVTLALTLVLTFLYLKDGHRFRPWAAGVTGPRVGRHLDQVLDQVWTTLGGFVRTQAIVSLVDAVLIGIALAVVGVPLAVPLAVLTFFGGFVPILGAFVVGGLAVLVALVSVGIEGALVVLAAIIVVQQLEGNVLQPWLQSRAMQLHAGVVILAVTVGSTLFGIAGAFLAVPVAAMVAVVLRYLSTLADPAPPLTPPAPDEDAGAQPA
- the fdxA gene encoding ferredoxin, translated to MTYVISQPCVDLKDRACVDECPVDCIYEGKRMLYIHPDECVDCGACEPVCPVEAIFYEDDVPEQWKDYYTANVGFFDDLGSPGGAAKMGEIDKDHPFIAGLEPQNQDH
- a CDS encoding N-acetyltransferase codes for the protein MGTPAAVGQHLLGPHVVGRRVVVRRVLRGETGPSGGPALTDQLGTCLAWTGGPGGSCLLQPDDPAAAPVRIALADIVSGKPVPPRPSHRLRVDPREAQLRALALWPDLVTEPVGDWVLRRSPTSTARRANSVLAFGPAGVDPVDRAHDQVVGFYAATTGRPVAAVPTDGAEEASFRARGWVAESGDADTVFSVAGVAAARRALRGAGATGDEVELVEQAPGVVRAQLPGATGVAAYDRDWVGFRGIEVDPERRRQGLGLRVMAALLGWGAEQGATTAYLQVLADNEPAVALYDRLGFVEHHRYRYLALDLSTRA
- the dapC gene encoding succinyldiaminopimelate transaminase, coding for MPDFPWDHLVRYAEQARRHPDGIVDLSVGTPVDPTPEVVQQALRAAADSPGYPLTIGRAETRQACLDWMERKHGVTGLGLDQVLPVIGSKELIGSMAVHLGIGAGDLIGYPELAYPTYEVGAALAGARALATDSLTAFGPEVPRLLWLNSPSNPTGRVLPVEHLRKVVEWCRERGTILVSDECYVECAWEAEPVSVLHPDVCGGSAEGILAVHSLSKRSNLAGYRCAFVAGDAALVGELLAVRKNLGLQMPGPQQRAMAAALDDDVHATEQHARYAARRRVLRDALEGAGFRVDHSEASLYLWSTRGESCWDTVAALAERGILVAPGSFYGKAGDQHVRVAFTATDERIDAAAERLSAS
- the mshB gene encoding N-acetyl-1-D-myo-inositol-2-amino-2-deoxy-alpha-D-glucopyranoside deacetylase, whose protein sequence is MPERPEHRLLLVHAHPDDETIGQGATMAKYVAEGRGVTLVTCTAGEMGEILVPELEHLAADKEDRLGEHRRGEIADAMSELGVTDHRWLGGFGTYRDSGMAWHPDGHAIGDPEVIAKHPNAFWNADLTEAADHLVTIIREVRPQVLVTYDQFGGYGHPDHIQAHRVAMYAAQLAAVPSYKAELGEPWEVAKIYWGAMSESRMRQGLRMLREAGDTTSFEGMDPDGPLPHFVTPDENLAAGIDATDFVDRKMAALKAYPTQVTTDGPFFALSNNVGATAWGLEFYRIAKGQQGPVGEDGLESDLFAGLPAGS
- a CDS encoding DUF5999 family protein, translating into MCDHSPACPEPTDAACWSAHVTADHSEQGWCRLCNGVVLFDDGHYLTPDGSDHLLQPAS
- a CDS encoding VanW family protein, which codes for MNEQQAAPSRDKAGGRAVLFVLLGLVALVGVGWVVAYAMAGDRVPRGTTVSGVAIGGKQPDAAVRALRDGLAERADAPFTLTAGGRTWDVDPAAAGVAVDHRASVAEAGGGRSWDPRRLWAYYTDGEDLDAVVVVDEEALAEALAPVEEDVVRPARDGAIRFEGSRVVTTDPRPGEEVDRDALRDELAAAYLSEEPTVEVPLVETEPEIDEADLREAVEGFANPAVSAPVTLVFDDSPVRLSPRQFAPLVTMTAEGGELVPEVDEPALEDLVGDVVGDDGAPVDATVALVGGKPKVVPAKPGVTYDPEQVTETFLDLVTRTGEDRRLEVRAKVAEPEFTTADARKLQITEQVSTFTTYYPHADYRNTNIGRAAELVDGTVLKPGETFSLNGTVGERTEENGFTDGFVINDGILVEDLGGGVSQMATTLFNAMFFAGLEDVEHKPHSFYIDRYPVGREATVAWGAVDLRFRNDTPYGVLIDAKVTPSSSSGGQGVVTVSMWSTKVWDITTTTSDRYAYTPPKTRTLDTPDCYPNTGYSGFQVDVVRYFRKAGQDELDHRETFHTTYTPSDTVVCK
- a CDS encoding triacylglycerol lipase, yielding MRAPLAAVVSALLLLLAPLAIVGPAGPAGAAPSGFPLPLPGGPGDPVGANDWDCRPTAERPTPVVLVHGTIGDRRSLLDPLSAAVKAKGFCVYSLDYGNRATGDIATSAQQLKRFTKRVLAATGAAKVSMVGHSQGGMMPRHYIKFLGGAKVVDDLIGLAPSNHGTVLSGGTALALLTNPVLDLVCRSCNQQAVGSPFLTRLNAGDETHGRVSYTQVTTAYDEVVVPHLSGYLEPGPRTTNTTIQDSCPGDLAEHLLIPTSRTAIAWTLEALTRPGPARKGFRPAC